The genomic window CTGAGTCTGAAGTCTGAATCTGATCTGGTTGGCGTCAACTAGGATGGTGATTATTGACTGATCATATTGATAAGATCAGATCCAACGGAGAGATCATATCCCATCGTTTGACAATCAAAATCCGACGGCCAAAACATCTTTTTAGTTAGGGTTTTAGCATCCACACACTTACCATATTAGATACGCACCGTTCTTATATATTGTCCCGTAGTCATCCCTCGTCTTATTGCTAATTTACGCCAACGCTTGTAAACATCGTCAATGGGAGACCAGGAGGAAGCGAGGCCAACCAAGAAGGCACGCGGGtcctcgccgccgcccgccatggGCTCCGGTAGCCTGACGGCGTTCGCGCTCCATATGGCTAAGAAGCTCGCTGAGGGTGACGACACCAGGGACAGCAACATCGCCTTCTTGCTAgtgcatctgccgtgacaattccatgacaagaGCCATGGGCCGCTGGCGTGGTGAGGCGTCGCGCCATAGACGTGAGCGCACACGACCTCAAGGCGGCTCAGGGCATCGCGGGGGAGGCTGGGAAGGAGCAGGAGGAGGTGAAGAGGTTCGGGGGGCAGCGCTCTTCGGTGGCATCGCCGGAGGCTGGCGGGAGGAGGGTTCGCAGTGGCGCATCGCCGTCGAGCGCGCATGCGGCAGTCTCCCTAGTGGTTGTGCGTTCCGGTCAGGGTTAGGGTTAAGATGTAGGTGGGCTGACTGGAAAACTTGGTGGCTCACATATGGGCCCTCCCTCAAAACTAACAGTCAACAAACATAGTTGACAATTTTGCGCCATGTTAGCATTTACAGCGGGTCCGGGCTGTCTGAAATTGGATgaaatcatcccaaatcggtcatcaGTGTTTATTGAGAAGACTAGCATGAAAAATGGTAGATTTTTGGGGCCCCTAAGAAATGTGGTAGCTAATTGGGATATGTACTTGAAATGTGGTTGTTTTTGCAATTCACTCCACCAATTACATAAGGACTCAGTCGCTAGCGCGGAATTCAGAGGGGAGTCTAGGTAGGGTTTATATTGCAAAGGGGAATGTAGAGGCCAACTACTCGAGTGGCAGCTAGGGTTTACAACCCGATTACATTCGATGCCTTGTCGAGGAGGGATCCAAGGCGTTATATAGAGCTATTACATTACTGAAAGGTAAAAAGAGAAGGGAAGATGACAGCGACTTGATTTAAAGGCACCAGCAGGGTACTTGAATGCCGGCTATTGGATAGAGATCAGAGGTGGAGCCTGACATATAGTTGTATCTAATTGAACAGCTAATTCAGAGGTGGTGCCTGACATATAGGATTGTATTTTGTCAGATGCATTCTGTCCCAAAGACTTTCATATCAGCCGCTGATATCAAAGTCCGAACCCAGCACTATGCCATGCTGATATTGAATGTTTTAGGTCAGGACATATATAGAGACCATCCAAGGGCCACCCAATCCTGAACACTTTTTTTTTCTGATTCTGAAACCCTGAGTTTGAACCTGATCTGGTTGGCGTCAACTCGGATTGTGATTATTGAATGACCATATTGATAAGATCAGATCCAACAAAGAGATCATATCCCATTGTTTGACAATCAAAATCCGACGGCCAAAACATCTTTTTAGTTAGGGTTTTAGCATCCACATACTTACCATATTAGATACGCACCGTTCTTATATATTGTCCCATAGTCATCAGCCGTATTATTGCTAATTTAGGCCAACGCTTGTAAACATCGTCAATGGGAGACCAGGAGGAAGCGAGGCCAACCAAGAAGGCACGCGGGtcctcgccgccgcccgccatggGCTCCGGTAGCCTGACGGCGTTCGCGCTCCGCCTGGCTAAGAAGCTCGTTGAGGGTGACGACACCAGTGACAGCAACATCGCCTTCTCGCCGCTGTCCCTCTACACCACGCTCGGCCTGGTGGCCGCCGGAGCCCGTGGCAGAACCCTGGATGAGCTCCTAGCCCTTCTCGGCGCCGCATCGGCTGACGAGGTCGCCAGATTCGTACGCGGCCTCGCCACTGAACCGTGCGGCTCCGGTGGGCCGATCATCACCTACGCCTATGGTGTGTTTCACCAGAAACACATGGAGCTCACGCCGGACTTTCTCCACACCGCCGCCGAGTCCTACAGCGCTGAAATACGCGCCGTCGACTTCGCTAAGGTAGCAATTGACTCAACTATTACATCGGTCCCACAATTCTTGTTTTAGATTTgtcagatgtatctaacactagaACGTGACTAGATACTTCCTtatccgtatctagaaaaatctaagaccaAATTTTTGGGACCGAGGGAGTATTTTGATCGCCGTTTCACATTGGCAATGGTACAGGTCCTTCATTTACTCTTACAACGTGCATGTGTAGGATGAGGTCAGGGAGGAGACCAGGAAGGAGATCAAcctgtgggcggcggcggcgacgaacaATCTCATCTCGGAGATCCCGCGGGAGGGTTCATTGACCAACCTCTCGAGGTTCGTGCTCACCAACGCCATCTACTTCAAGGGTGCGTGGGAGACCCGCTTTCCCAAGAAGCTCACCAAAGACCGCGAATTCCACAGCCTTGACGGCGCTGACCCTGTTGAAGTCTCCTTCATGACCCTGCCAGGAGAATGCCAGCTCTTCGTCTCATACAACAAAGGCTTCAAGGTGCTCAAGCTCCCGTACAAGGCTGGTGACGATGCCATGTCACGGTACTCCATGTGCGTCTTCCTCCCGAACAAGGACGACGGGTTGCATGCCATGGTCCGCACTCTGGAGGAGGTGGGCGGCTCCCTGCTCGACCACGTGCCGAAGCACCGCAGCAGCGTGAGGGAGATTCTGCTGCCCAAGTTCAAGCTGTCATTCTTCTGCGGTCTCTCCAAAGTCCTTCGAGGCCTAGGAGTCCGGGAGGCATTATGCGAGGAGGCCGACCTGTCCGGTATCATGGAGAAGAGCGTCTGCGACGTGCGCTTGGACGAGGTGTTCCACAAGGCCGTCGTCGAAGTGAACGAGGAAGGCACCGTGGCAGCTGCCTGCACTGCCGCCGTTGGCCGCAAGAAGCAATGTGCAAGGAGATTGTTGGAGTTCATCGCCGACCACCCGTTCGCGTTTTATATCGTGGAGGAGGTGTCAGGGGCTGTGGTCTTTGCCGGTCATGTACTCGACCCTTCTAGCTCACAGTAATAATAAGCAGTAGTAATTGCATTCGAGCTCCTAGTTAAGTACTATTCTGCCTCAAACAACAATAGATAATCGCCAATAAACTAAACAATTCGACTATATATTTTCTGTTGGGAATTCATGCTTTATTTGGCCCCTATGTTTGTTTTTCTGTCATTATTAAAACATCGATGGTCATCCATCTCTGCATTTTGGTAAGCTCAACGTTGATACATCCTCCCATCATGACCTCATGGATGCATCCATAAGTGAGTGTGGTACTGAGATATATCATGGTTTTATTGCCGCAAGTAACATGACGATAGAGTGGCGATGCAAGCAAGTGCTCTCACAGTACGTTTTGTTCACAGTACGTTTCAACTTGTCGACACCCCATTTGCAATCATATTAGTGGACACATAGTTGCAGTCGGTTTGCGATACTTACAGTTGCATGACTAGtgatggacatgcaactggccgCCGACCCGTATAGGTCTAATTGCAGTCATTTGAAGGGACATGCAGTTGCAATCGGTTTGAAACGATTAAAGTTATAATTCAGGTGCTGGACACGCAACTAGTTGACAACCCCAGTTGCAATTACATTTTAGGGTCATGTAGTTGCAGTCGGTTTGCAACACTTCCAATTACATGTCTAATAATGAACATGTAACTTGTCGACGACCCCCTCACACCCAATTGGAATAGCGTCGTGGGATGATATGGGAGCTCACGGTACACACCTATAAAAAAGCTTCCTTTTTTGTATGAAAATTCTGatatattcatcttcaatcatagcagtacagcgaacacaaaaaataataaaaattacatctagatccatagaccacctagcgacgactacaagcactgaagcgagccgacgGCGGGCCGCGGTCATCGCCCCTCCATTGCCGGAGCCAGGCACAACTTATTGTAGTAaatagtcgggaagtcgtcgtgctaaaaccccataggaccagcacaccagaacagcaaccgccatcgatgaagaataacgtagatcagaaggatccaaaccAAGACACACGGACGTAGATGAACAACGACGATATCCGAGCAAATCCAGCAAAGATAATCCACTGGAGACACACCTCCATACGCCCACCAATGATGCAAGATGCACTGCGGGAACATGGGCTAGGCGGGAAGACCTTTAttcatcttcagggagccgtcGCCGTCTCGTCTTCTTGAGCAGGACACATACCCTAACAAAACTGAAAGAAACGACTAGAAACGGAGCCAGCCCTTCCGCCGGCCCTTGTCAGGATCCTCCGCGCCCCCAGATAGCCCTAGggcaccggagacgaggcggacctgcggcgcGCCGACGGAAGGCAGGAGCCCTAGCTTTTGTCTTGGAGGAGGATGATGCATAAAAAAGCTTCCTTGACTCTTCAGTTCTTTATCCATGCACATGCTtttgcaaaaagcaaaaaaaaaaaaaaaaacatagCAGCCCAcaaacaaacatataagaaaacAACGCACACGGCTTACAAAAAAAATGTGGTCCGTCAAATGACAAAGCACAAAGAATTGCGTCGGACAAAACAGAGAAATAACACTGCAGCGAATCTAACAATGATTAATCGTGCGGTGTAGAACTTAAACATGTTATATTCAATTCTTTATATAGATGTCCCCCATTCCCATTTAATTCACGCGACACCTTCACATGTCCTTGGTTATTAACACTGACATTGCGACAGTTAATTAAAGTCGGAGGTAGTATTATTATCGTGGCTGAAATAAATTAAGGTGGACTAGGAAATAtgaccgtgcgttgcaacgggagaataaGTCACCCGCTGTCTATTTCAACATGAAGCTCTCAGGGGCTGCGATTGAATCTTCTCTCCTTGGCTTGAATTCTCCTCCGTGACTCCTCCCCTCGACGCGAATAAAACCAAAGCCCACATCAATCTTCCATCTTATTTGAGCCTTCTCAAGGTGTCGACCCTGTAGCAACGAAGGTCAACGGCTCGTATTTCTACAACCCAAGAAAAGACTACACTATGCGCTTGTGGCTCGCTACATAGAAAACATCAGTTACCATGAAAAAGAATTGACCGGGTGAAAAAAATAGGGTCATCATTTCTATTTGACGAGATCAAGGACACCTGGTTGGAACTTCAAACAAAGACTTTTTCGATCCGATTCGCTATCTTCGCTCGATTCGATTGTAATTCCGACTCACTTGGTGAAGACACACACCAACCATGGCCACATCCGGGTAGCATCCGCAATATTTTGCCTGGCAAATATTATCACCTCACCCGCCCCGACCAAAATTGCATGAGCAGAAAAAAAAACTGTAGTAGACAAATTCACCAAAGGTTTCGAGCTACGGTTGATACAATATGAACCATGTGCTTTCAATTCTTAACGAGAAAAAGATGTGGTAGCCCCCGGGTATCCGTTCACCCCCGCGAACAATAATAAAAATATAGAAAAGTAAACAAGAAGCTGAAATTTCGTGACATCAAATATGCTCAAACCTTTTTGGTGCTTGCAATGTTTTTCGAGAAATATCATCCGATGAGCTCTATACATGACAAATAAAAATCGTGGCTTAAAACTTTGGGCGTATTTGATGTCATGATTTTTTACTTTGGTTTCAATTCTTTAAGTTATTATTGTTCGTGATGGTGTAGGGACACCCGAAGCTAGAAAACCAATCTCTTTCCAGTCGTACGCATATGCTTGATGTAGACAGAAATCAGTATAATAGTTTTTATAAAGAAGATATAAAGCGTACACAGAGTGATAATCAAACAGTAAGATTTTTGAGGATGGGTATATAGATCAAACCTGCATAATTCACACCACTGAGGAGATGCACACCGTACGTGTAACCAACAAATATAAGCAGATGATGCTGCTCCCGGCCTGTTCTAGCCGTCAACTCCTTGCATACACGTCTAGAGAACAAACCAAAGTAGGATTTTGATCTGCAAGTCTACCCGATGATTGAGCTATTAGAGAGAGTTGGGTGGGTGTAGCTGGGGTTCGGCTCTGGTGCAGGGGTCACCGCACCTATTATGGTGCAGGCCCAATCAGTGCTTGCCACATATGCTTGTAGGCCCAGGCTACTAATTATTAATTCTTTTAATCCTTCTCTAATCCCGTTCGTTTCGGACGCTCCATTCTCTCTTCAATTCCACGATGAACTCCGCCGGGTTCACACAGCACACCACAGCATATGCTTGATCGTCAGCTTCCTTAACATGTCATCACCCCAACCTTTGAAACTAAAATGTGATCTATTTTTTTATGGACATGTGCTCAGAGCATGCAGGCACTCCTAAATGCCATCGACTTGAGTACacaccaaggttttggttaccagtCGAAATTTCAAGAATTCCCATGGTTACAGCATATTTCCGTGCACCTTGATAAATCCTCATACCGagcaaaaaatactattttttgaaatttgtgaatttAAACGCTCCATTTGTAGTAAAGTGCGTAGGATCTAATTAATGCCATGAGAGTTGATTTTGATGTGTTTTGACAGGTCTCTGGTTCGAACGTTCGTTCATTCATTTATTCGAATTTAAAATTCAACTATAAAATTGGGTGGGTGTAGCTGGGGTTCGGCTCTGGTGCAGGGGTCACCGCACCTATTATGGTGCAGGCCCAATCAGTGCTTGCCACATATGCTTGTAGGCCCAGGCTACTAATTATTAATTCTTTTAATCCTTCTCTAATCCCGTTCGTTTCGGACGCTCCATTCTCTCTTCAATTCCACGATGAACTCCGCCGGGTTCACACAGCACACCACAGCATATGCTTGATCGTCAGCTTCCTTAACATGTCATCACCCCAACCTTTGAAACTAAAATGTGATCTATTTTTTTATGGACATGTGCTCAGAGCATGCAGGCACTCCTAAATGCCATCGACTTGAGTACacaccaaggttttggttaccagtCGAAATTTCAAGAATTCCCATGGTTACAGCATATTTCCGTGCACCTTGATAAATCCTCATACCGagcaaaaaatactattttttgaaatttgtgaatttAAACGCTCCATTTGTAGTAAAGTGCGTAGGATCTAATTAATGCCATGAGAGTTGATTTTGATGTGTTTTGACAGGTCTCTGGTTCGAACGTTCGTTCATTCATTTATTCGAATTTAAAATTCAACTATAAAATTGGGTGGGTGTAGCTGGGGTTCGGCTCTGGTGCAGGGGTCACCGCACCTATTATGGTGCAGGCCCAATCAGTGCTTGCCACATATGCTTGTAGGCCCAGGCTACTAATTATTAATTCTTTTAATCCTTCTCTAATCCCGTTCGTTTCGGACGCTCCATTCTCTCTTCAATTCCACGATGAACTCCGCCGGGTTCACACAGCACACCACAGCATATGCTTGATCGTCAGCTTCCTTAACATGTCATCACCCCAACCTTTGAAACTAAAATGTGATCTATTTTTTTATGGACATGTGCTCAGAGCATGCAGGCACTCCTAAATGCCATCGACTTGAGTACacaccaaggttttggttaccagtCGAAATTTCAAGAATTCCCATGGTTACAGCATATTTCCGTGCACCTTGATAAATCCTCA from Triticum aestivum cultivar Chinese Spring chromosome 3B, IWGSC CS RefSeq v2.1, whole genome shotgun sequence includes these protein-coding regions:
- the LOC123066821 gene encoding serpin-Z2A-like, which produces MGDQEEARPTKKARGSSPPPAMGSGSLTAFALRLAKKLVEGDDTSDSNIAFSPLSLYTTLGLVAAGARGRTLDELLALLGAASADEVARFVRGLATEPCGSGGPIITYAYGVFHQKHMELTPDFLHTAAESYSAEIRAVDFAKDEVREETRKEINLWAAAATNNLISEIPREGSLTNLSRFVLTNAIYFKGAWETRFPKKLTKDREFHSLDGADPVEVSFMTLPGECQLFVSYNKGFKVLKLPYKAGDDAMSRYSMCVFLPNKDDGLHAMVRTLEEVGGSLLDHVPKHRSSVREILLPKFKLSFFCGLSKVLRGLGVREALCEEADLSGIMEKSVCDVRLDEVFHKAVVEVNEEGTVAAACTAAVGRKKQCARRLLEFIADHPFAFYIVEEVSGAVVFAGHVLDPSSSQ